A region of Plectropomus leopardus isolate mb chromosome 16, YSFRI_Pleo_2.0, whole genome shotgun sequence DNA encodes the following proteins:
- the ncoa1 gene encoding nuclear receptor coactivator 1 isoform X2, translated as MSAVGENPLDPATPESRKRKGSPCDTSGQSVEKRRRELECRYIEELAELLSSNMGDIASLSVKPDKCHILKSTVDQIQQMKRREQEKAALQSPDDEVQKSDISSSSQGLVEKEALGPMLLEALDGFFFVVNREGRIVFVSENVTSYLGYAQGELMTSSVYSILHVGDHNEFVRNLLPKSLVNGMPWPQEPGRRNSHTFNCRMLKRPPDELDSENPEARQQYEIMQCFTVSQPRTMQEEGEDLQSCLICIACRIPRTQPFSTESFITKQDPTGKIISIETSALRATGRPGWEDLVRKCIYAFFQPQGKEPSHAKKLLHEVMTHGTAISPLYHFTLSDGTPLSAQTRCKFCCPPNPDVQPFIMGIHTIDREHNTASSQENTNPSLPPTLGSLAQTPSRSPSLPPGSNWTQGSGLAASGLHPNNTNTSPHGHNPATPTGYLTPNRTCPQQVNSPSPLSSPLTATPTSFMSPRMPRASPGLGGSPRVPGNPFSPSTPGLHSPAGELSSGGSLTRQQSGGDGSSSASSGSTGTFSLSSPVLQRQASTPTGSSTRPPSAKDGGEGGGEDSGKAPLPSASQLGNPRLNQLLDSNGTGVESNNNRTHCTSSPHPPNPPAPQCPASHSTLTERHKILHRLLQDTSPNDASTTTDEGLNKTEVEIKKEPPASPALTTPPPKSGSSSREPQDHQLLRFLLDTDEKDLGDLPPPSALSLQTVRVKVEKRASVEGVACAGSAGAAGVASKPAGVCSSSACISPKSSPVGENRRDSRRDSRDSTMSGGPVEMDPLTQLLPGLRGPSGAKQGSEDSATPGGGPQLHSPAPQPSAQLQSPLPQLQSPLSQPQSLSQLQSPSPQLHSPSPQLKLQSPTQLQPGEASTPRNVNVKREPPGTPNRGLSDGGPPSGCSLQSQSSFDFCSPPTPSQTQNQGQGDPFQTPKDSSPFPEAEIINPFSSSTGLSKMDVGDSQFQPLALSDTLAFDGLGTPLQAPLASPQEQCVPCTLDEVLGPPTTPEGRNDEKALLEQLVSFLSGTDESELAELDKALGIDKLVQGGCFDPLPQNFPTQQPTATPGSVDSKLPTYTSQFTPAPQAQFPPELATVVGPQGLGFGAPRVAFPGGTTGIGLRPGMTRPQGINTQLRLPPNQLRLQLQQRLQGPQQLQNRMAGLNAFPGGAQHVNIGIRQGVQQPQMPSQPPLNAQMLAQRQRELYSIQHRQRQLFQQKVMLMRQNMAGTPTGAVGPIGTARVPKGPSTTPQQTQQQQQQQQFNFPPGFNPLTGKSPTSPSHFSPITGGPLDNKLPGRVPLNTQTLMGGVQGQFSSTVNSSLQQGLFQQFGGSAIAQQDPSFPPEMSPTSPLLSPQNSTSQSPLLQQAPPPGYQSPEMKSWQQTGISSNSLFSQSGQSAGQAFGQQGVYNNMSITVSMAGGSGGVASLPPMGQPVGMSNSNLSNVGSVCSDQQVQQVQVFADVQCTVNLVGSDSYLNQGSIGATASQKGPGAQGSQNNQAQQKSLLQQLLTE; from the exons tgtGGAGAAGCGGAGACGGGAGCTGGAGTGCCGCTACATCGAGGAGCTGGCTGAGCTGCTGTCATCAAACATGGGCGACATTGCCAGTCTCAGTGTCAAGCCCGACAAGTGCCACATCCTCAAGAGCACTGTGGACCAAATCCAGCAGATGAAACGGCGTGAGCAGG AGAAAGCAGCTCTTCAGTCTCCCGATGATGAGGTGCAGAAGAGCGACATCTCCTCCAGTAGCCAGGGGCTGGTGGAGAAAGAGGCGCTGGGGCCCATGCTGCTAGAG GCCCTTGAtgggtttttctttgttgtcaaCCGGGAGGGCCGCATCGTCTTCGTTTCTGAAAACGTGACGAGTTACCTTGGATACGCCCAGGGTGAGCTGATGACCTCAAGTGTCTACAGCATCCTCCATGTGGGAGACCACAATGAGTTTGTTCGCAATCTGCTGCCCAAAAGCTTGG TGAACGGCATGCCGTGGCCACAGGAACCTGGCCGAAGGAACAGCCACACCTTTAACTGTCGCATGCTGAAGAGGCCACCAGACGAGCTGGATTCAGAAAATCCGGAGGCTCGGCAACAATATGAGATCATGCAGTGTTTCACCGTGTCCCAACCACGGACCatgcaggaggagggagagg accTGCAGAGCTGCTTGATCTGTATTGCGTGTAGGATACCTCGCACCCAGCCTTTCAGCACTGAGTCTTTCATCACGAAGCAGGACCCCACAG GGAAGATCATCTCCATAGAAACTAGTGCTTTGCGAGCAACAGGCCGGCCTGGCTGGGAGGACCTGGTCAGGAAGTGCATCTACGCCTTCTTTCAGCCACAGGGCAAGGAGCCCTCCCACGCCAAGAAGCTGctgcatgagg TGATGACCCATGGCACCGCTATCAGCCCATTGTACCATTTCACATTAAGTGATGGCACCCCGCTCAGCGCTCAGACCCGCTGCAAGTTCTGCTGCCCCCCCAACCCTGACGTACAGCCCTTCATTATGGGCATTCACACTATTGACAG GGAACATAACACTGCTAGCTCTCAGGAAAACACTAACCCCAGCCTTCCACCGACCCTCGGCAGCCTTGCCCAAACTCCCTCCCGCtccccttctcttcctcccGGCAGCAACTGGACCCAAGGCTCAGGCCTCGCTGCCTCGGGCCTTCACCCCAACAACACCAACACCTCCCCCCACGGACATAATCCAGCCACACCCACAGGCTACCTGACGCCCAATCGGACCTGCCCCCAGCAGGTCAACAGCCCCTCTCCATTGAGCAGCCCACTCACAGCCACCCCTACCTCTTTTATGTCACCCAGGATGCCACGGGCCAGTCCTGGGTTAGGGGGAAGCCCTCGGGTACCGGGGAACCCCTTCTCTCCTTCCACGCCAGGCCTCCACTCCCCAGCGGGGGAGTTAAGTAGTGGAGGCAGCCTCACCAGGCAGCAGTCTGGTGGTGATGGTAGTAGCAGTGCCAGCAGTGGGTCAACCGGGACCTTCTCCTTGTCCTCTCCTGTCCTTCAGAGGCAAGCCAGTACGCCCACAGGCTCCTCTACTCGACCTCCATCTGCAAAAGacggaggagaaggagggggtgAGGACTCCGGTAAAGCCCCCCTTCCTTCTGCCTCCCAGCTGGGTAACCCCAGACTCAATCAGCTCCTGGATAGCAATGGGACAGGAGTTGAATCTAACAACAACAGAACCCATTGCACCTCATCACCTCATCCTCCGAACCCTCCTGCCCCTCAGTGCCCTGCCTCACACAGTACTCTAACAGAACGACACAAGATCCTGCACCGGCTGCTCCAGGACACCAGTCCCAACGATGCCTCCACCACCACAGACGAAGGACTAAACAAAACTGAGGTCGAGATCAAGAAGGAGCCGCCTGCCAGTCCAGCTCTGACCACACCACCTCCCAAATCCGGCTCCAGCTCCAGAGAGCCACAGGACCACCAGCTACTCCGCTTTCTCCTGGACACAGACGAAAAG GACTTGGGGGACCTGCCACCTCCATCTGCTCTCAGCCTGCAGACGGTTAGGGTAAAAGTGGAGAAGAGAGCCAGTGTGGAGGGAGTGGCCTGTGCGGGGTCTGCTGGTGCTGCAGGAGTTGCATCCAAACCTGCAGGAGTTTGCAGTAGCTCTGCGTGCATCAGCCCAAAATCGAGCCCCGTCGGAGAGAACCGCCGAGACAGCCGCAGAGACAGCCGAGATTCCACG ATGTCTGGTGGCCCTGTTGAAATGGACCCTCTCACCCAGCTGCTGCCTGGCCTGAGAGGCCCAAGTGGGGCCAAGCAGGGCAGTGAGGATTCAGCAACCCCTGGAGGAGGCCCCCAGCTCCACTCTCCAGCCCCTCAGCCCTCAGCTCAACTCCAGTCCCCTTTGCCTCAGCTCCAGTCCCCACTGTCCCAGCCGCAGTCCCTTTCCCAGCTGCAGTCACCGTCACCCCAGCTACACTCCCCTTCCCCACAGCTCAAACTGCAGTCACCCACTCAGCTCCAGCCTGGCGAGGCCAGCACTCCCCGCAACGTAAATGTCAAGAGAGAGCCTCCCGGCACTCCTAACAGAG GACTCAGCGATGGTGGCCCGCCCTCTGGCTGCAGCCTCCAGAGTCAGTCATCCTTTGATTTTTGCAGCCCCCCGACTCCAAGCCAGACACAGAACCAGGGACAGGGAGACCCCTTCCAGACCCCCAAAGACAGCAGTCCCTTTCCAGAGGCAGAAATTATCAACCCATTCAGTTCAAGCACTG GCCTGTCCAAGATGGATGTGGGAGACTCCCAGTTCCAGCCTCTCGCTCTGTCTGATACCTTGGCCTTCGATGGTCTTGGAACCCCTTTGCAAGCTCCTTTGGCATCACCACAAGA ACAGTGTGTGCCCTGTACGCTGGATGAAGTGCTGGGCCCACCGACCACACCTGAGGGCCGAAATGATGAGAAAGCTCTACTAGAGCAGCTCGTCTCCTTCCTGAGTGGGACTGATGAGAGTGAACTGGCTGAGCTGGATAAGGCATTGGGTATTGACAAACTTGTGCAG GGTGGCTGTTTTGATCCTTTGCCCCAAAACTTTCCAACCCAGCAACCTACTGCCACTCCAGGTTCTGTTGACTCTAAGCTCCCCACCTACACTTCCCAATTTACACCAGCTCCACAGGCCCAGTTTCCTCCAGAGTTGGCCACGGTGGTGGGGCCACAGGGCCTTGGGTTTGGAGCCCCCCGGGTTGCTTTCCCCGGTGGGACAACGGGCATCGGGCTGAGGCCAGGCATGACACGACCACAGGGGATCAACACTCAGCTCAGGCTGCCACCAAATCAACTGcgcctgcagctgcagcagaggctGCAGGGCCCACAGCAG CTCCAGAACAGGATGGCAGGCTTGAATGCGTTTCCTGGAGGAGCCCAGCATGTGAACATCGGGATTCGTCAGGGGGTCCAACAACCTCAGATGCCCTCACAG CCTCCACTAAATGCTCAAATGCTGGCCCAGCGTCAAAGGGAGCTGTACAGCATACAGCACCGCCAGCGCCAGCTTTTCCAGCAGAAGGTCATGCTGATGAGACAGAACATGGCAGGCACTCCAACCGGAGCCGTGGGGCCCATCGGAACTGCCAGGGTCCCAAAAGGGCCCTCAACAACGCCTCAACAGAcgcagcaacagcaacagcagcagcagttcaaCTTCCCACCAGGGTTCAACCCATTGACGGGAAAATCCCCTACCTCACCAAGTCACTTCAGCCCCATAACCGGGGGCCCTCTGGACAACAAACTGCCCGGCAGAGTTCCCCTGAATACCCAGACGCTGATGGGCGGCGTGCAGGGCCAGTTCAGCAGCACCGTGAACTCCTCATTGCAACAGGGCCTGTTTCAGCAGTTTGGAGGGTCTG CTATTGCCCAGCAAGATCCATCTTTCCCTCCTGAGATGAGCCCGACCAGCCCGTTGTTGTCACCTCAAAACTCCACCTCCCAGAGTCCTCTGCTACAGCAAGCCCCACCCCCTGGCTACCAGTCACCAGAAATGAAGAGCTGGCAACAGACAGGCATCAGCAGCAACAG CCTGTTCAGTCAGTCAGGACAGAGTGCAGGGCAGGCTTTTGGCCAGCAGGGGGTCTACAACAACATGAGCATCACCGTCTCCATGGCTGGGGGCTCAGGTGGTGTCGCCTCTTTACCTCCCATGGGGCAGCCGGTTGGCATGAGCAACAGTAACCTCAGCAACGTCGGTTCAGTGTGCAGCGACCAGCAG GTGCAGCAGGTTCAGGTGTTTGCAGATGTCCAGTGCACAGTGAACCTGGTTGGCAGTGACTCCTACCTGAACCAGGGCTCCATTGGAGCCACGGCCTCCCAGAAGGGCCCTGGGGCGCAGGGCTCCCAGAACAACCAGGCCCAGCAGAAGagcctcctccagcagctgctcacCGAGTGA
- the ncoa1 gene encoding nuclear receptor coactivator 1 isoform X1, with protein MSAVGENPLDPATPESRKRKGSPCDTSGQSVEKRRRELECRYIEELAELLSSNMGDIASLSVKPDKCHILKSTVDQIQQMKRREQEKAALQSPDDEVQKSDISSSSQGLVEKEALGPMLLEALDGFFFVVNREGRIVFVSENVTSYLGYAQGELMTSSVYSILHVGDHNEFVRNLLPKSLVNGMPWPQEPGRRNSHTFNCRMLKRPPDELDSENPEARQQYEIMQCFTVSQPRTMQEEGEDLQSCLICIACRIPRTQPFSTESFITKQDPTGKIISIETSALRATGRPGWEDLVRKCIYAFFQPQGKEPSHAKKLLHEVMTHGTAISPLYHFTLSDGTPLSAQTRCKFCCPPNPDVQPFIMGIHTIDREHNTASSQENTNPSLPPTLGSLAQTPSRSPSLPPGSNWTQGSGLAASGLHPNNTNTSPHGHNPATPTGYLTPNRTCPQQVNSPSPLSSPLTATPTSFMSPRMPRASPGLGGSPRVPGNPFSPSTPGLHSPAGELSSGGSLTRQQSGGDGSSSASSGSTGTFSLSSPVLQRQASTPTGSSTRPPSAKDGGEGGGEDSGKAPLPSASQLGNPRLNQLLDSNGTGVESNNNRTHCTSSPHPPNPPAPQCPASHSTLTERHKILHRLLQDTSPNDASTTTDEGLNKTEVEIKKEPPASPALTTPPPKSGSSSREPQDHQLLRFLLDTDEKDLGDLPPPSALSLQTVRVKVEKRASVEGVACAGSAGAAGVASKPAGVCSSSACISPKSSPVGENRRDSRRDSRDSTMSGGPVEMDPLTQLLPGLRGPSGAKQGSEDSATPGGGPQLHSPAPQPSAQLQSPLPQLQSPLSQPQSLSQLQSPSPQLHSPSPQLKLQSPTQLQPGEASTPRNVNVKREPPGTPNRGLSDGGPPSGCSLQSQSSFDFCSPPTPSQTQNQGQGDPFQTPKDSSPFPEAEIINPFSSSTGLSKMDVGDSQFQPLALSDTLAFDGLGTPLQAPLASPQEQCVPCTLDEVLGPPTTPEGRNDEKALLEQLVSFLSGTDESELAELDKALGIDKLVQGGCFDPLPQNFPTQQPTATPGSVDSKLPTYTSQFTPAPQAQFPPELATVVGPQGLGFGAPRVAFPGGTTGIGLRPGMTRPQGINTQLRLPPNQLRLQLQQRLQGPQQLQNRMAGLNAFPGGAQHVNIGIRQGVQQPQMPSQQPPLNAQMLAQRQRELYSIQHRQRQLFQQKVMLMRQNMAGTPTGAVGPIGTARVPKGPSTTPQQTQQQQQQQQFNFPPGFNPLTGKSPTSPSHFSPITGGPLDNKLPGRVPLNTQTLMGGVQGQFSSTVNSSLQQGLFQQFGGSAIAQQDPSFPPEMSPTSPLLSPQNSTSQSPLLQQAPPPGYQSPEMKSWQQTGISSNSLFSQSGQSAGQAFGQQGVYNNMSITVSMAGGSGGVASLPPMGQPVGMSNSNLSNVGSVCSDQQVQQVQVFADVQCTVNLVGSDSYLNQGSIGATASQKGPGAQGSQNNQAQQKSLLQQLLTE; from the exons tgtGGAGAAGCGGAGACGGGAGCTGGAGTGCCGCTACATCGAGGAGCTGGCTGAGCTGCTGTCATCAAACATGGGCGACATTGCCAGTCTCAGTGTCAAGCCCGACAAGTGCCACATCCTCAAGAGCACTGTGGACCAAATCCAGCAGATGAAACGGCGTGAGCAGG AGAAAGCAGCTCTTCAGTCTCCCGATGATGAGGTGCAGAAGAGCGACATCTCCTCCAGTAGCCAGGGGCTGGTGGAGAAAGAGGCGCTGGGGCCCATGCTGCTAGAG GCCCTTGAtgggtttttctttgttgtcaaCCGGGAGGGCCGCATCGTCTTCGTTTCTGAAAACGTGACGAGTTACCTTGGATACGCCCAGGGTGAGCTGATGACCTCAAGTGTCTACAGCATCCTCCATGTGGGAGACCACAATGAGTTTGTTCGCAATCTGCTGCCCAAAAGCTTGG TGAACGGCATGCCGTGGCCACAGGAACCTGGCCGAAGGAACAGCCACACCTTTAACTGTCGCATGCTGAAGAGGCCACCAGACGAGCTGGATTCAGAAAATCCGGAGGCTCGGCAACAATATGAGATCATGCAGTGTTTCACCGTGTCCCAACCACGGACCatgcaggaggagggagagg accTGCAGAGCTGCTTGATCTGTATTGCGTGTAGGATACCTCGCACCCAGCCTTTCAGCACTGAGTCTTTCATCACGAAGCAGGACCCCACAG GGAAGATCATCTCCATAGAAACTAGTGCTTTGCGAGCAACAGGCCGGCCTGGCTGGGAGGACCTGGTCAGGAAGTGCATCTACGCCTTCTTTCAGCCACAGGGCAAGGAGCCCTCCCACGCCAAGAAGCTGctgcatgagg TGATGACCCATGGCACCGCTATCAGCCCATTGTACCATTTCACATTAAGTGATGGCACCCCGCTCAGCGCTCAGACCCGCTGCAAGTTCTGCTGCCCCCCCAACCCTGACGTACAGCCCTTCATTATGGGCATTCACACTATTGACAG GGAACATAACACTGCTAGCTCTCAGGAAAACACTAACCCCAGCCTTCCACCGACCCTCGGCAGCCTTGCCCAAACTCCCTCCCGCtccccttctcttcctcccGGCAGCAACTGGACCCAAGGCTCAGGCCTCGCTGCCTCGGGCCTTCACCCCAACAACACCAACACCTCCCCCCACGGACATAATCCAGCCACACCCACAGGCTACCTGACGCCCAATCGGACCTGCCCCCAGCAGGTCAACAGCCCCTCTCCATTGAGCAGCCCACTCACAGCCACCCCTACCTCTTTTATGTCACCCAGGATGCCACGGGCCAGTCCTGGGTTAGGGGGAAGCCCTCGGGTACCGGGGAACCCCTTCTCTCCTTCCACGCCAGGCCTCCACTCCCCAGCGGGGGAGTTAAGTAGTGGAGGCAGCCTCACCAGGCAGCAGTCTGGTGGTGATGGTAGTAGCAGTGCCAGCAGTGGGTCAACCGGGACCTTCTCCTTGTCCTCTCCTGTCCTTCAGAGGCAAGCCAGTACGCCCACAGGCTCCTCTACTCGACCTCCATCTGCAAAAGacggaggagaaggagggggtgAGGACTCCGGTAAAGCCCCCCTTCCTTCTGCCTCCCAGCTGGGTAACCCCAGACTCAATCAGCTCCTGGATAGCAATGGGACAGGAGTTGAATCTAACAACAACAGAACCCATTGCACCTCATCACCTCATCCTCCGAACCCTCCTGCCCCTCAGTGCCCTGCCTCACACAGTACTCTAACAGAACGACACAAGATCCTGCACCGGCTGCTCCAGGACACCAGTCCCAACGATGCCTCCACCACCACAGACGAAGGACTAAACAAAACTGAGGTCGAGATCAAGAAGGAGCCGCCTGCCAGTCCAGCTCTGACCACACCACCTCCCAAATCCGGCTCCAGCTCCAGAGAGCCACAGGACCACCAGCTACTCCGCTTTCTCCTGGACACAGACGAAAAG GACTTGGGGGACCTGCCACCTCCATCTGCTCTCAGCCTGCAGACGGTTAGGGTAAAAGTGGAGAAGAGAGCCAGTGTGGAGGGAGTGGCCTGTGCGGGGTCTGCTGGTGCTGCAGGAGTTGCATCCAAACCTGCAGGAGTTTGCAGTAGCTCTGCGTGCATCAGCCCAAAATCGAGCCCCGTCGGAGAGAACCGCCGAGACAGCCGCAGAGACAGCCGAGATTCCACG ATGTCTGGTGGCCCTGTTGAAATGGACCCTCTCACCCAGCTGCTGCCTGGCCTGAGAGGCCCAAGTGGGGCCAAGCAGGGCAGTGAGGATTCAGCAACCCCTGGAGGAGGCCCCCAGCTCCACTCTCCAGCCCCTCAGCCCTCAGCTCAACTCCAGTCCCCTTTGCCTCAGCTCCAGTCCCCACTGTCCCAGCCGCAGTCCCTTTCCCAGCTGCAGTCACCGTCACCCCAGCTACACTCCCCTTCCCCACAGCTCAAACTGCAGTCACCCACTCAGCTCCAGCCTGGCGAGGCCAGCACTCCCCGCAACGTAAATGTCAAGAGAGAGCCTCCCGGCACTCCTAACAGAG GACTCAGCGATGGTGGCCCGCCCTCTGGCTGCAGCCTCCAGAGTCAGTCATCCTTTGATTTTTGCAGCCCCCCGACTCCAAGCCAGACACAGAACCAGGGACAGGGAGACCCCTTCCAGACCCCCAAAGACAGCAGTCCCTTTCCAGAGGCAGAAATTATCAACCCATTCAGTTCAAGCACTG GCCTGTCCAAGATGGATGTGGGAGACTCCCAGTTCCAGCCTCTCGCTCTGTCTGATACCTTGGCCTTCGATGGTCTTGGAACCCCTTTGCAAGCTCCTTTGGCATCACCACAAGA ACAGTGTGTGCCCTGTACGCTGGATGAAGTGCTGGGCCCACCGACCACACCTGAGGGCCGAAATGATGAGAAAGCTCTACTAGAGCAGCTCGTCTCCTTCCTGAGTGGGACTGATGAGAGTGAACTGGCTGAGCTGGATAAGGCATTGGGTATTGACAAACTTGTGCAG GGTGGCTGTTTTGATCCTTTGCCCCAAAACTTTCCAACCCAGCAACCTACTGCCACTCCAGGTTCTGTTGACTCTAAGCTCCCCACCTACACTTCCCAATTTACACCAGCTCCACAGGCCCAGTTTCCTCCAGAGTTGGCCACGGTGGTGGGGCCACAGGGCCTTGGGTTTGGAGCCCCCCGGGTTGCTTTCCCCGGTGGGACAACGGGCATCGGGCTGAGGCCAGGCATGACACGACCACAGGGGATCAACACTCAGCTCAGGCTGCCACCAAATCAACTGcgcctgcagctgcagcagaggctGCAGGGCCCACAGCAG CTCCAGAACAGGATGGCAGGCTTGAATGCGTTTCCTGGAGGAGCCCAGCATGTGAACATCGGGATTCGTCAGGGGGTCCAACAACCTCAGATGCCCTCACAG CAGCCTCCACTAAATGCTCAAATGCTGGCCCAGCGTCAAAGGGAGCTGTACAGCATACAGCACCGCCAGCGCCAGCTTTTCCAGCAGAAGGTCATGCTGATGAGACAGAACATGGCAGGCACTCCAACCGGAGCCGTGGGGCCCATCGGAACTGCCAGGGTCCCAAAAGGGCCCTCAACAACGCCTCAACAGAcgcagcaacagcaacagcagcagcagttcaaCTTCCCACCAGGGTTCAACCCATTGACGGGAAAATCCCCTACCTCACCAAGTCACTTCAGCCCCATAACCGGGGGCCCTCTGGACAACAAACTGCCCGGCAGAGTTCCCCTGAATACCCAGACGCTGATGGGCGGCGTGCAGGGCCAGTTCAGCAGCACCGTGAACTCCTCATTGCAACAGGGCCTGTTTCAGCAGTTTGGAGGGTCTG CTATTGCCCAGCAAGATCCATCTTTCCCTCCTGAGATGAGCCCGACCAGCCCGTTGTTGTCACCTCAAAACTCCACCTCCCAGAGTCCTCTGCTACAGCAAGCCCCACCCCCTGGCTACCAGTCACCAGAAATGAAGAGCTGGCAACAGACAGGCATCAGCAGCAACAG CCTGTTCAGTCAGTCAGGACAGAGTGCAGGGCAGGCTTTTGGCCAGCAGGGGGTCTACAACAACATGAGCATCACCGTCTCCATGGCTGGGGGCTCAGGTGGTGTCGCCTCTTTACCTCCCATGGGGCAGCCGGTTGGCATGAGCAACAGTAACCTCAGCAACGTCGGTTCAGTGTGCAGCGACCAGCAG GTGCAGCAGGTTCAGGTGTTTGCAGATGTCCAGTGCACAGTGAACCTGGTTGGCAGTGACTCCTACCTGAACCAGGGCTCCATTGGAGCCACGGCCTCCCAGAAGGGCCCTGGGGCGCAGGGCTCCCAGAACAACCAGGCCCAGCAGAAGagcctcctccagcagctgctcacCGAGTGA